A single genomic interval of Cervus elaphus chromosome 26, mCerEla1.1, whole genome shotgun sequence harbors:
- the IFNGR1 gene encoding interferon gamma receptor 1 isoform X2 — protein MALLSFLVPVLLARSWAEMSAANPELSSVPPPTNVTIQAYNLNTVIFWGYPITLQRPMFTVQVMNYGDGKWIDACNTSNHSCNIFSIINDPSSSLWARVKARVGQEESVYAQSKEFILCREGKVGPPKLGIRKKENQIIVDIFHPLITVNGKEPEAMYDDENACYTFTYTVFVSVNGSETTDKMYTKEEDCNETQCFLNIPVSSLNSKYCVSAEGVSESWDVTTEKSEELCITFSDDSNTEGDGSKKILLSELLFQRSNFGIEIKDPVWIPIVAALVLFLVFALVVACCIFKKLNPIKPEGTKLPKSLLSVVKNASSEARLDSKVISPITYQPITVENEQLSPGTISSVHTEDDPGKVEHGDLSSEVEVVTIEENISDLVPCSPLTPEREGSIHANSSQSEPCSITLNAYHSRNGSDSGLVVSDNCSSSEFPPSNKTEVKTEGQDFLTLRNTTTSFGYDKPHVLVDLLVDEGGKESLIGYRLTADSREFS, from the exons TGCCACCACCAACCAATGTTACAATACAAGCCTACAACTTGAACACTGTTATATTTTGGGGCTACCCTATTACGCTACAGAGGCCTATGTTTACCGTACAAGTGATGAACTATGG GGACGGGAAATGGATTGATGCCTGCAATACTTCCAATCATTCTTGTAATATCTTTTCTATAATTAATGATCCATCAAGTTCTCTCTGGGCTAGAGTTAAGGCCAGGGTTGGACAAGAAGAATCTGTCTATGCACAGtccaaagaatttattttatgCAGAGAAG GGAAAGTTGGACCACCTAAACTGggtatcagaaagaaagaaaaccaaatcaTTGTTGATATATTTCACCCTTTAATTACTGTAAATGGAAAAGAGCCAGAAGCTATGTATGATGATGAAAATGCTTGTTACACATTCACATACACTGTATTTGTGAGCGTCAATGGAAGTGAG ACCACAGATAAAATGTACACAAAGGAAGAGGATTGTAACGAGACTCAATGCTTCTTAAACATTCCTGTGTCCTCGCTGAATTCTAAGTACTGTGTTTCAGCAGAAGGAGTCTCAGAATCATGGGATGTTACAACTGAGAAGTCTGAGGAACTTTGTATTACCTTTTCTGATGATAGCAACACAGAAG gagatgggtcaaaaaagatcttgctgtcaGAGTTATTATTTCAAAGAAGTAACTTTGGAATAGAAATTAAAG ATCCTGTTTGGATTCCTATTGTTGCTGCTTTAGTTCTCTTTCTTGTATTTGCTCTGGTAGTTGCATGTTGTATCTTTAAGAAGCTGAATCCAATTAAGCCAGAAGGCACCAAGTTACCCAAATCCTTG CTGTCTGTGGTGAAAAATGCCTCTTCAGAGGCAAGATTGGACTCAAAAGTTATATCACCCATCACCTACCAGCCAATTACCGTAGAAAATGAGCAGCTGTCCCCAGGGACCATTTCAAGCGTGCACACTGAGGACGATCCTGGAAAAGTGGAACACGGAGACCTTTCTAGTGAAGTGGAAGTGGTGACCATTGAGGAAAATATTTCTGACTTGGTCCCGTGTAGCCCTCTGACCCCAGAGAGGGAGGGTTCTATCCACGCAAACAGCAGCCAGTCTGAGCCCTGCAGCATCACTCTGAATGCCTATCACTCCAGAAACGGCTCTGATAGCGGCCTGGTGGTGTCGGACAACTGCTCCAGCTCAGAGTTTCCCCCAAGTAATAAAACTGAAGTGAAGACTGAAGGACAAGACTTCCTAACGCTGAGAAACACCACCACCTCCTTTGGTTATGATAAACCACATGTGTTAGTGGACCTGCTTGTGGATGAAGGTGGTAAAGAGTCCTTGATTGGTTATAGACTTACAGCAGACTCCAGAGAGTTTTCATGA
- the IFNGR1 gene encoding interferon gamma receptor 1 isoform X1, protein MALLSFLVPVLLARSWAEMSAANPELSSVPPPTNVTIQAYNLNTVIFWGYPITLQRPMFTVQVMNYGDGKWIDACNTSNHSCNIFSIINDPSSSLWARVKARVGQEESVYAQSKEFILCREGKVGPPKLGIRKKENQIIVDIFHPLITVNGKEPEAMYDDENACYTFTYTVFVSVNGSETTDKMYTKEEDCNETQCFLNIPVSSLNSKYCVSAEGVSESWDVTTEKSEELCITFSDDSNTEDPVWIPIVAALVLFLVFALVVACCIFKKLNPIKPEGTKLPKSLLSVVKNASSEARLDSKVISPITYQPITVENEQLSPGTISSVHTEDDPGKVEHGDLSSEVEVVTIEENISDLVPCSPLTPEREGSIHANSSQSEPCSITLNAYHSRNGSDSGLVVSDNCSSSEFPPSNKTEVKTEGQDFLTLRNTTTSFGYDKPHVLVDLLVDEGGKESLIGYRLTADSREFS, encoded by the exons TGCCACCACCAACCAATGTTACAATACAAGCCTACAACTTGAACACTGTTATATTTTGGGGCTACCCTATTACGCTACAGAGGCCTATGTTTACCGTACAAGTGATGAACTATGG GGACGGGAAATGGATTGATGCCTGCAATACTTCCAATCATTCTTGTAATATCTTTTCTATAATTAATGATCCATCAAGTTCTCTCTGGGCTAGAGTTAAGGCCAGGGTTGGACAAGAAGAATCTGTCTATGCACAGtccaaagaatttattttatgCAGAGAAG GGAAAGTTGGACCACCTAAACTGggtatcagaaagaaagaaaaccaaatcaTTGTTGATATATTTCACCCTTTAATTACTGTAAATGGAAAAGAGCCAGAAGCTATGTATGATGATGAAAATGCTTGTTACACATTCACATACACTGTATTTGTGAGCGTCAATGGAAGTGAG ACCACAGATAAAATGTACACAAAGGAAGAGGATTGTAACGAGACTCAATGCTTCTTAAACATTCCTGTGTCCTCGCTGAATTCTAAGTACTGTGTTTCAGCAGAAGGAGTCTCAGAATCATGGGATGTTACAACTGAGAAGTCTGAGGAACTTTGTATTACCTTTTCTGATGATAGCAACACAGAAG ATCCTGTTTGGATTCCTATTGTTGCTGCTTTAGTTCTCTTTCTTGTATTTGCTCTGGTAGTTGCATGTTGTATCTTTAAGAAGCTGAATCCAATTAAGCCAGAAGGCACCAAGTTACCCAAATCCTTG CTGTCTGTGGTGAAAAATGCCTCTTCAGAGGCAAGATTGGACTCAAAAGTTATATCACCCATCACCTACCAGCCAATTACCGTAGAAAATGAGCAGCTGTCCCCAGGGACCATTTCAAGCGTGCACACTGAGGACGATCCTGGAAAAGTGGAACACGGAGACCTTTCTAGTGAAGTGGAAGTGGTGACCATTGAGGAAAATATTTCTGACTTGGTCCCGTGTAGCCCTCTGACCCCAGAGAGGGAGGGTTCTATCCACGCAAACAGCAGCCAGTCTGAGCCCTGCAGCATCACTCTGAATGCCTATCACTCCAGAAACGGCTCTGATAGCGGCCTGGTGGTGTCGGACAACTGCTCCAGCTCAGAGTTTCCCCCAAGTAATAAAACTGAAGTGAAGACTGAAGGACAAGACTTCCTAACGCTGAGAAACACCACCACCTCCTTTGGTTATGATAAACCACATGTGTTAGTGGACCTGCTTGTGGATGAAGGTGGTAAAGAGTCCTTGATTGGTTATAGACTTACAGCAGACTCCAGAGAGTTTTCATGA